The following proteins come from a genomic window of Stigmatopora nigra isolate UIUO_SnigA chromosome 9, RoL_Snig_1.1, whole genome shotgun sequence:
- the dnajb6a gene encoding dnaJ homolog subfamily B member 6a: MGDYYQILGVRKDASADDIKKSYRKLALRWHPDKNPENKEDAEKKFKELSEAYEVLSDVNKRSTYDLYGKEGLTAGPRGRGNHFHNGDHFPEPFTFRNPEDIFREFFGGRDPLEDFFDPFSDDPFLGSGRWQSSRGHRSRTGSSFLGGFVGFPPFGAGFSPFDPGFGSFGTMSPMGHMGHMGQMATMGSLGEGGFTSFSSSSFGGGGGGGMGNFRSVSTSTKIINGRKITTKRIIENGQERVEVEEDGQLRSLTINGKEQLLRLEHK, translated from the exons ATGGGGGACTACTACCAGATTCTAGGAGTACGGAAGGATGCTTCTGCAGATGACATAAAGAAATC GTACAGAAAACTGGCACTAAGATGGCACCCTGATAAAAATCCCGAAAACAAAGAAGATGCGGAGAAGAAATTCAAAGAGCTCTCGGAAGCTTATGAAGTCCTTTCTGATG TCAACAAGAGGAGCACATATGACCTTTATGGCAAAGAAGGACTAACAGCAGGCCCTCGAGGGAGAG GCAACCATTTCCACAATGGAGATCATTTTCCAGAACCTTTCACATTCCGCAACCCCGAAGATATCTTCCGGGAGTTCTTCGGAGGCAGAGACCCGTTAGAAGACTTTTTtg ATCCGTTTAGCGATGACCCTTTTCTCGGCAGCGGCCGATGGCAATCGAGTCGGGGACATCGAAGCCGAACAGGGagttcatttttggggggttttgtaGGTTTTCCTCCTTTTGGTGCTGGTTTCTCACCTTTTGATCCAG gcTTTGGTTCATTTGGCACCATGAGCCCGATGGGTCACATGGGTCATATGGGCCAAATGGCAACCATGGGCAGTCTAGGAGAAGGCGGCTTCACTTCTTTCTCCAGCAGCTCCTTTGGGGGAGGCGGGGGAGGAGGCATGGGTAACTTTCGTTCTGTGTCAACTTCCACCAAGATCATCAATGGCAGGAAGATCACCACCAAAAG GATCATAGAGAATGGTCAAGAGCGGGTTGAGGTGGAGGAGGACGGCCAACTGAGGTCACTAACCATCAATGGTAAAGAGCAGCTGCTACGACTGGAACACAAGTAA
- the exoc3 gene encoding exocyst complex component 3 — MEETSREAVATAVQRVAGMLQRSDQLDKVEQYRRREARKKASVEARLKAAIQSQLDGVRTGLTQLHSALLDVKDIQSSLTDVSKDWKQSINTIESLKDVKDAVVQHSQLASAVENLKNIFSVPEIVADTQQLIEQAELLQAHRKLIELESSRDDLMYEQYRMDSKNTNDMRLIVIYFEDVQQLSDELAKQLWMVLQRAMVTVRRDPTMLVSVVRIIEREEKIDRRMVDRKKQTGFIPPGRPKKWKDRMFEVLEGTVSTRIEGTQSVTREADKMWLVRLLEITRKYVLDDLIIVRNLMVQCFPPHYDTFNRFFSLYHNAVSTRVKELASEDLEANEIVSMLTWVLNTYKSVEMMGHPELSAECDINQLEPLLPQYVVDDLLSKYVQTFTSNITGWLRKALETDKKDWQKETEPEADQDGYYQTTLPAIVFQMFEQNLQVAAQIDEDFKEQVLKLCLKQMSSFLMRYKEEAVGYKEEHLRDRQLPQCYVQYMIAIINNCQTFKESINSLKRKYSRSSGPSDSDASIERTLNDVAKEGCQFLLDEVFLDLEHHLNELLTRKWLTGSYAVDTICVTVEDYFNDFNKIKKPFNQEMTNEALRRVVVDYIKAVMQKRITFRNADERRDGAERMIKEAEQFKFLFRKLAAEEDTDRLCGAIRAIAEVFKLTDPTLLFLEVSTLVSKYPDIREEHIQALLSVRGDASREMRQMIIGTLSENKVSYGGITQPIFKDIQVPTITMTTMTTMTSMATAKLLK, encoded by the exons ATGGAGGAGACAAGCCGTGAGGCAGTTGCTACAGCAGTCCAGCGTGTGGCTGGAATGCTGCAGAGATCGGACCAGTTGGATAAAGTGGAGCAGTACAGAAGAAGAGAGGCCAGAAAAAAAGCTTCTGTCGAAGCAAGGCTCAAG GCAGCAATCCAGTCTCAGCTGGATGGTGTTCGCACTGGACTAACTCAGCTGCATAGTGCCCTGCTTGATGTAAAGGACATCCAGAGTTCACTGACTGATGTGAGCAAAGACTGGAAGCAAAGCATCAACACCATAGAGAGCCTGAAAGATGTCAAAGATGCTGTAGTTCAACATAGTCAGCTGGCTTCTGCTGTGGAAAaccttaaaaacattttctctg TCCCAGAGATTGTGGCGGACACGCAACAGCTGATAGAACAGGCAGAGCTGCTTCAGGCCCACAGAAAACTGATCGAGCTGGAGAGCTCTAGAGATGATCTGATGTATGAGCAATATCGTATGGACAGCAAGAACACCAATGACATGCGTCTTATTGTCATATACTTTGAAGAT GTTCAGCAGTTATCTGATGAGCTTGCCAAACAGTTATGGATGGTTCTGCAGAGAGCCATGGTTACAGTTCGCCGTGATCCTACTATGCTGGTATCAGTGGTTCGTATCATTGAGCGTGAGGAGAAGATTGACCGGCGGATGGTGGACCGGAAAAAACAGACAGGCTTCATTCCACCTGGACGtcccaaaaaatggaaagacAGAATGTTTGAG GTATTGGAAGGGACTGTCAGCACCCGAATTGAGGGAACCCAGTCAGTGACCAGAGAAGCTGATAAAATGTGGCTTGTTCGTCTCCTGGAGATTActagaaaatatgttttagatGACCTTATTATTGTCAGGAACCTCATGGTTCAATGCTTTCCTCCACATTACGACACCTTCAACAG ATTTTTCAGCCTTTACCACAATGCTGTTTCAACTCGTGTCAAAGAACTCGCATCTGAGGACTTGGAAGCAAATGAGATTGTGTCCATGTTAACCTGGGTCCTTAATACTTACAAAAG tgTAGAGATGATGGGACATCCAGAGCTTAGTGCTGAGTGTGACATCAACCAGCTTGAGCCACTTTTACCTCAGTATGTCGTGGATGACCTCCTCAGCAAATATGTCCAGACTTTTACA TCTAATATTACTGGCTGGCTGAGAAAAGCCCTTGAAACAGATAAAAAGGACTGGCAGAAAGAAACAGAGCCTGAAGCTGATCAAGATGGATACTACCAAACCACTCTGCCTGCCATTGTCTTCCAG ATGTTTGAACAGAACCTTCAAGTAGCTGCACAGATCGACGAGGACTTTAAAGAGCAGGTTCTCAAACTTTGTCTCAAGCAAATGTCTTCATTCCTcatgag gtacAAAGAAGAGGCTGTGGGCTACAAAGAGGAACACCTGAGAGATCGGCAATTGCCTCAGTGTTACGTACAATACATGATCGCCATCATAAATAACTGCCAGACATTCAA AGAGTCCATCAACAGTCTAAAGAGAAAATACTCTCGGTCCTCTGGGCCGTCTGATAGTGATGCCAGCATAGAGAGGACACTCAACGATGTGGCCAAAGAGGGTTGTCAATTCCTCTTGGATGAAGTTTTCTTGGACCTTGAG CATCACCTCAATGAGCTTCTTACCAGAAAATGGCTGACAGGCTCTTATGCGGTGGACACAATCTGCGTGACAGTGGAGGATTACTTTAATGACTTTAATAAGATAAAGAAACCCTTCAATCAA GAAATGACAAATGAAGCCCTTCGTAGGGTTGTGGTGGACTACATTAAGGCAGTGATGCAGAAGAGGATCACCTTCAGGAATGCGGATGAGAGGAGGGATGGAGCTGAGCGAATGATCAAAGAAGCTGAACAGTTCAAGTTCCTCTTCAGGAAACTTGCCGCT GAAGAAGACACAGATCGACTTTGCGGTGCCATCAGGGCTATTGCTGAAGTCTTTAAGCTGACTGACCCCACATTGCTCTTTTTGGAAGTTTCTACATTGGTCTCCAAATACCCCGACATCAG GGAGGAGCATATCCAGGCGCTGTTATCAGTGCGTGGCGACGCCAGCAGGGAAATGCGGCAGATGATTATCGGAACCCTCAGCGAGAACAAAGTATCTTACGGCGGCATCACACAACCCATCTTTAAAGACATCCAAGTACCCACCATCACCATGACTACCATGACCACCATGACTTCCATGGCAACTGCAAAGCTGCTTAAATAA